A stretch of Clostridium formicaceticum DNA encodes these proteins:
- a CDS encoding ABC transporter ATP-binding protein → MERQPIIDIKNLRKSYEGKEVLKGIDLQVYEGQIIGYIGPNGAGKSTTVKILLGIVEGYEGEIKIFGKDISEDPIQYKKKIGYIPETAEIYDSLTAYEYLAFIGEVYGMELKIVNERAKKLMEIFGIQEVYHSRIASFSKGMKQKVLIIASLIHDPDILFLDEPLSGLDANSVIIFKEILAALALQGKTIFYSSHIMEIVEKISSRIILLNDGRIVADGSFEELKKQSVEGSLEEIFNQLTGFHQHKEIAKAFVDVLQEGR, encoded by the coding sequence ATGGAAAGACAGCCTATTATAGATATAAAGAATTTAAGGAAAAGCTATGAAGGCAAGGAGGTGCTGAAGGGCATTGATCTACAGGTATACGAGGGGCAAATTATAGGTTATATTGGTCCTAATGGTGCTGGAAAAAGCACAACGGTTAAAATTCTACTGGGGATTGTGGAAGGATATGAAGGAGAAATAAAAATATTTGGAAAAGATATTTCTGAGGACCCTATACAATATAAGAAAAAAATCGGTTACATACCAGAAACAGCAGAAATATATGATAGTCTAACAGCTTATGAATACCTTGCTTTTATTGGAGAAGTATATGGTATGGAATTAAAGATAGTAAATGAAAGAGCAAAAAAACTAATGGAGATTTTTGGAATACAAGAGGTATATCATTCTCGTATTGCATCTTTTTCAAAGGGGATGAAGCAGAAGGTTCTTATTATAGCTAGCCTTATACATGATCCTGATATTTTATTTTTAGATGAACCCCTCAGTGGCTTAGACGCCAATAGTGTCATAATTTTTAAAGAAATTTTAGCAGCGTTGGCATTACAAGGAAAGACGATTTTTTATTCTTCGCATATTATGGAGATTGTAGAGAAAATCAGCAGCAGAATTATATTGTTGAATGATGGTAGAATTGTGGCTGACGGTAGCTTTGAGGAATTAAAGAAGCAAAGTGTAGAAGGCTCTCTTGAGGAAATATTTAATCAGCTTACGGGTTTTCATCAGCACAAGGAAATTGCTAAGGCATTTGTAGATGTGCTGCAGGAGGGGAGGTAA